Proteins encoded together in one Carassius auratus strain Wakin chromosome 32, ASM336829v1, whole genome shotgun sequence window:
- the LOC113051292 gene encoding DNA replication factor Cdt1-like isoform X2, with product MDFIHTEKMAQARVTDYFAQSKKGGVARSSRSKRQKVSVDVVGSAVITKPKTSSRAERSSRKTTRDLATPEPQKHVQQEFLRVIDEALSAQTADTATDLRDVSNEGFTASPRTPKRSSAEFDVCSVLFPSTTEQHISAKKRPRVSAPKERAVHKTARKRLDLIRNYDEEQKTFTREDVAALKSKLQKLKGQSETVTSPSPAPVSALAELRARLDAAREISAKVRLRKAERDAEDAKVTEAQAEPEPEQREKLPAYQRYHTLACDVPPGLTLPYQYKVLAEMFCSTDTIVGMLFNRSETVTYAKIKQGVQDMMHKRFEESHLGQIKGVYPSAYTFRQEKNIPPFSTTAKRSSYQLTVEPVIEEEFNGTRPVLSASRLLERRHIFHQNLVNIVKGHHKVFLASLNPPIVVPDDKLTRWHPRFNVDEVPNIKPSDLPQPPQTEKLTTAQEVLDKARALMTPKMEKALANMALKTAETIFAKEPETSAKLVAKPTETPSALKGVSQSLLERIRAKEAKKVHSTMTRNPQQEERLLMMSRLPDLARILRNVFVAEKKPALIMELACNRMIASYRSPLSSDEMEKHLHLLAELTPAWLTLHPIRKDMYLKLNKTMDLNIVLDKLDQKMKEEECI from the exons ATGGACTTCATTCATACCGAGAAAATGGCTCAAGCTCGGGTTACAGATTATTTTGCACAGAGTAAAAAGGGTGGTGTTGCTCGGTCTTCACGTTCCAAGCGACAAAAAGTGTCAGTAGACGTTGTAGGGTCAGCAGTGATCACAAAACCAAAGACGTCGTCCAGAGCTGAACGTTCTTCGCGTAAAACGACGCGTGATCTCGCAACACCAGAGCCGCAGAAACATGTCCAGCAGGAGTTCCTCCGAGTTATCGACGAGGCTTTATCGGCACAAACAGCGGATACCGCGACTGACTTGCGAGATGTAAGTAACGAGGGTTTTACGGCGAGTCCCCGAACTCCTAAACGGTCCTCTGCTGAGTTCGATGTGTGTTCGGTGCTGTTCCCGTCCACAACCGAGCAGCACATCAGCGCCAAGAAGCGCCCGAGGGTCAGTGCACCAAAGGAGCGCGCGGTTCACAAGACGGCGAGGAAGAGGCTCGATCTGATCAGAAATTACGACGAAGAACAG aaaacatttacaAGAGAGGATGTGGCGGCACTGAAGTCCAAGCTGCAAAAACTGAAAGGACAGTCTGAAACTGTGACGAGCCCCTCACCTGCCCCTGTGTCGGCACTAGCGGAGCTGAGAGCGAGGCTCGATGCTGCCAGGGAGATCTCTGCCAAAGTTCGGCTAAGAAAGGCTGAGCGAGATGCAGAGGATGCTAAAGTTACGGAAGCACAGGCTGAGCCTGAACCAGAGCAAAG AGAGAAACTCCCAGCTTATCAGCGTTATCACACTCTAGCATGTGATGTGCCACCTGGTCTTACCCTGCCCTACCAATACAAAGTACTAGCGGAGATGTTCTGCAGCACAGACACTATAGTTGGGATGCTGTTCAACCGCTCTGAGACGGTCACTTATGCCAAGATCAAGCAAGGGGTCCAAGATATGATGCACAA GCGTTTTGAAGAGAGCCATCTGGGGCAAATAAAGGGTGTGTACCCTTCCGCCTATACTTTTCGTCAGGAGAAAAACATTCCTCCTTTCAGTACCACTGCAAAAAGGTCCAGCTATCAGCTTACAGTAGAGCCAGTCATTGAAGAAG AATTTAATGGTACTCGTCCAGTTTTGTCAGCCTCTCGTCTTTTGGAAAGAAGGCACATTTTTCACCAAAATCTGGTCAACATCGTTAAGGGACACCACAAG GTGTTCCTGGCTTCCCTAAACCCTCCCATTGTCGTTCCTGATGACAAACTGACCCGCTGGCATCCGAGATTCAATGTGGATGAGGTTCCCAACATCAAGCCAAGTGATTTGCCTCAACCCCCTCAAACTGAGAAACTGACCACAGCTCAGGAAGTGTTGGACAAAGCTCGGGCTCTCATGACACCGAAG ATGGAGAAAGCCTTGGCTAACATGGCCTTGAAAACAGCAGAAACCATCTTTGCTAAGGAACCAGAGACCTCTGCAAAATTGGTTGCAAAGCCAACAGAAACACCCAGTGCCCTTAAAGGGGTTTCACAATCACTGCTGGAGAGG ATTCGTGCTAAAGAGGCTAAGAAAGTGCACTCTACTATGACAAGGAACCCACAGCAGGAGGAGCGCCTGTTGATGATGTCACGGCTGCCAGATTTGGCCAGGATCCTACGAAATGTATTTGTAGCAGAGAAAAAGCCGGCTCTCATCATGGAGCTCGCTTGCAACCGCATGATCGCCAGCTACAGATCTCCTCTTAGTTCTG ATGAAATGGAGAAACATCTTCACCTGTTGGCTGAGTTGACACCTGCATGGCTAACTCTACATCCAATCAGGAAGGATATGTACCTAAAACTGAACAAGACCATGGATCTGAACATTGTGCTGGACAAACTGGACCAAAAGATGAAGGAAGAGGAGTGTATTTGA
- the LOC113051292 gene encoding DNA replication factor Cdt1-like isoform X1: MDFIHTEKMAQARVTDYFAQSKKGGVARSSRSKRQKVSVDVVGSAVITKPKTSSRAERSSRKTTRDLATPEPQKHVQQEFLRVIDEALSAQTADTATDLRDVSNEGFTASPRTPKRSSAEFDVCSVLFPSTTEQHISAKKRPRVSAPKERAVHKTARKRLDLIRNYDEEQSIKPLANSTPQAPHQTASKESKNTLNHNANSSPVNKMSGDKPKQTTSSKKTFTREDVAALKSKLQKLKGQSETVTSPSPAPVSALAELRARLDAAREISAKVRLRKAERDAEDAKVTEAQAEPEPEQREKLPAYQRYHTLACDVPPGLTLPYQYKVLAEMFCSTDTIVGMLFNRSETVTYAKIKQGVQDMMHKRFEESHLGQIKGVYPSAYTFRQEKNIPPFSTTAKRSSYQLTVEPVIEEEFNGTRPVLSASRLLERRHIFHQNLVNIVKGHHKVFLASLNPPIVVPDDKLTRWHPRFNVDEVPNIKPSDLPQPPQTEKLTTAQEVLDKARALMTPKMEKALANMALKTAETIFAKEPETSAKLVAKPTETPSALKGVSQSLLERIRAKEAKKVHSTMTRNPQQEERLLMMSRLPDLARILRNVFVAEKKPALIMELACNRMIASYRSPLSSDEMEKHLHLLAELTPAWLTLHPIRKDMYLKLNKTMDLNIVLDKLDQKMKEEECI, from the exons ATGGACTTCATTCATACCGAGAAAATGGCTCAAGCTCGGGTTACAGATTATTTTGCACAGAGTAAAAAGGGTGGTGTTGCTCGGTCTTCACGTTCCAAGCGACAAAAAGTGTCAGTAGACGTTGTAGGGTCAGCAGTGATCACAAAACCAAAGACGTCGTCCAGAGCTGAACGTTCTTCGCGTAAAACGACGCGTGATCTCGCAACACCAGAGCCGCAGAAACATGTCCAGCAGGAGTTCCTCCGAGTTATCGACGAGGCTTTATCGGCACAAACAGCGGATACCGCGACTGACTTGCGAGATGTAAGTAACGAGGGTTTTACGGCGAGTCCCCGAACTCCTAAACGGTCCTCTGCTGAGTTCGATGTGTGTTCGGTGCTGTTCCCGTCCACAACCGAGCAGCACATCAGCGCCAAGAAGCGCCCGAGGGTCAGTGCACCAAAGGAGCGCGCGGTTCACAAGACGGCGAGGAAGAGGCTCGATCTGATCAGAAATTACGACGAAGAACAG AGCATTAAGCCTTTGGCCAACAGCACCCCTCAGGCACCTCATCAAACTGCCAGCAAAGAGTCCAAAAATACTTTAAATCATAATGCAAATAGCTCCCCTGTAAACAAAATGAGTGGAGATAAGCCCAAGCAGACAACCTCGAGCAAG aaaacatttacaAGAGAGGATGTGGCGGCACTGAAGTCCAAGCTGCAAAAACTGAAAGGACAGTCTGAAACTGTGACGAGCCCCTCACCTGCCCCTGTGTCGGCACTAGCGGAGCTGAGAGCGAGGCTCGATGCTGCCAGGGAGATCTCTGCCAAAGTTCGGCTAAGAAAGGCTGAGCGAGATGCAGAGGATGCTAAAGTTACGGAAGCACAGGCTGAGCCTGAACCAGAGCAAAG AGAGAAACTCCCAGCTTATCAGCGTTATCACACTCTAGCATGTGATGTGCCACCTGGTCTTACCCTGCCCTACCAATACAAAGTACTAGCGGAGATGTTCTGCAGCACAGACACTATAGTTGGGATGCTGTTCAACCGCTCTGAGACGGTCACTTATGCCAAGATCAAGCAAGGGGTCCAAGATATGATGCACAA GCGTTTTGAAGAGAGCCATCTGGGGCAAATAAAGGGTGTGTACCCTTCCGCCTATACTTTTCGTCAGGAGAAAAACATTCCTCCTTTCAGTACCACTGCAAAAAGGTCCAGCTATCAGCTTACAGTAGAGCCAGTCATTGAAGAAG AATTTAATGGTACTCGTCCAGTTTTGTCAGCCTCTCGTCTTTTGGAAAGAAGGCACATTTTTCACCAAAATCTGGTCAACATCGTTAAGGGACACCACAAG GTGTTCCTGGCTTCCCTAAACCCTCCCATTGTCGTTCCTGATGACAAACTGACCCGCTGGCATCCGAGATTCAATGTGGATGAGGTTCCCAACATCAAGCCAAGTGATTTGCCTCAACCCCCTCAAACTGAGAAACTGACCACAGCTCAGGAAGTGTTGGACAAAGCTCGGGCTCTCATGACACCGAAG ATGGAGAAAGCCTTGGCTAACATGGCCTTGAAAACAGCAGAAACCATCTTTGCTAAGGAACCAGAGACCTCTGCAAAATTGGTTGCAAAGCCAACAGAAACACCCAGTGCCCTTAAAGGGGTTTCACAATCACTGCTGGAGAGG ATTCGTGCTAAAGAGGCTAAGAAAGTGCACTCTACTATGACAAGGAACCCACAGCAGGAGGAGCGCCTGTTGATGATGTCACGGCTGCCAGATTTGGCCAGGATCCTACGAAATGTATTTGTAGCAGAGAAAAAGCCGGCTCTCATCATGGAGCTCGCTTGCAACCGCATGATCGCCAGCTACAGATCTCCTCTTAGTTCTG ATGAAATGGAGAAACATCTTCACCTGTTGGCTGAGTTGACACCTGCATGGCTAACTCTACATCCAATCAGGAAGGATATGTACCTAAAACTGAACAAGACCATGGATCTGAACATTGTGCTGGACAAACTGGACCAAAAGATGAAGGAAGAGGAGTGTATTTGA